The Budorcas taxicolor isolate Tak-1 chromosome 18, Takin1.1, whole genome shotgun sequence genome window below encodes:
- the DYNLRB2 gene encoding dynein light chain roadblock-type 2, giving the protein MAEVEETLKRIQSHKGVIGTMVVNAEGIPIRTTLDNSTTVQYAGLLHQLTMKAKSTVRDIDPQNDLTFLRIRSKKHEIMVAPDKEYLLIVIQNPCE; this is encoded by the exons ATG GCAGAGGTGGAGGAAACCCTAAAGAGGATCCAGAGCCATAAAGGGGTTATAGGAACGATGGTTGTAAATGCGGAAG GCATTCCCATCCGAACGACCTTGGACAACTCAACAACAGTTCAGTacgctggtctcctgcatcagctgACCATGAAAGCCAAGAGCACCGTCCGTGACATTGACCCTCAGAACGACCTAACTTTTCTTAGGATCAGATCCAAGAAACATGAAATCATGGTAGCCCCAG ataagGAATATCTTCTGATTGTCATTCAGAATCCATGTGAATAG